In Catenulispora sp. EB89, a single genomic region encodes these proteins:
- a CDS encoding APC family permease produces the protein MTEILARPSASESPASSESPSSSESAKSETAATGAPAKPKPELARSLGLVGAVLLTLSCLTPASSLFVIVPGLFATQGTGTALTLAIAGVLCVGVAFCYSELGTLIPSAGGEYAMVGSLLGRVSGWLTFFLAGVAAFIIPPIIAIGTGEYLHAAIPALPVSGAYTGAFVMAASTVMGVFDLRANAWITGVFLVLEVIAAGLVAVLGFAHTHQGAGVLLHPVVSDGQHSSALPFGTIMVGLAVALFALQGFSTAVYLSEEIQEPRRNVSRAVLWTLGLGAVVVVVPTVAITLGAGGASALTGANFDLIGLVKGWSDSAVGAFVALCIAAAIVNAAIVMVIQNSRILFASARDKAWPAPVNRALGTVSVRFGAPWVATLAVGAPGTALCFAPVDTLNGITGVAVTGLYLIVAVAALVGRRGVHKARGAWRMPLWPVVPVLVVGSLLGILFELWRTQPSDLYWTLGATAAAALYWVLYLRPRAATRWLIDADPGRQ, from the coding sequence ATGACCGAGATCTTGGCCCGGCCTTCCGCCTCGGAGAGCCCGGCAAGCTCCGAAAGCCCTTCGAGCTCCGAGAGCGCGAAGAGTGAAACCGCCGCCACCGGCGCTCCCGCCAAGCCCAAGCCCGAGCTCGCCCGCTCCCTCGGCCTCGTCGGCGCCGTCCTCCTCACCCTCTCCTGCCTGACCCCGGCCAGCTCCCTGTTCGTGATCGTCCCCGGCCTGTTCGCCACGCAGGGCACCGGCACCGCCCTCACCCTGGCGATAGCTGGCGTGCTGTGCGTCGGTGTCGCCTTCTGCTACTCCGAACTCGGCACGCTGATCCCCTCGGCCGGCGGGGAGTACGCGATGGTCGGCTCGCTGCTGGGCCGGGTCTCCGGCTGGCTGACGTTCTTCCTGGCCGGCGTCGCGGCGTTCATCATCCCGCCGATCATCGCCATCGGGACCGGTGAGTACCTGCACGCCGCCATCCCCGCGCTCCCGGTCAGCGGCGCCTACACCGGTGCGTTCGTGATGGCCGCCTCGACCGTCATGGGTGTCTTCGACCTGCGTGCCAATGCCTGGATCACCGGCGTCTTCCTGGTGCTGGAGGTGATCGCCGCCGGGCTGGTGGCGGTGCTCGGCTTCGCGCACACGCACCAGGGCGCCGGCGTCCTGCTGCACCCGGTGGTGTCCGACGGGCAGCATTCCTCCGCGCTGCCCTTCGGCACGATCATGGTCGGGCTCGCCGTGGCCTTGTTCGCCCTGCAGGGGTTCTCGACCGCTGTCTACCTCTCCGAGGAGATCCAGGAGCCGCGGCGCAACGTCTCGCGCGCCGTGCTGTGGACGCTCGGTCTTGGCGCGGTCGTGGTCGTCGTCCCGACCGTCGCCATCACCCTCGGTGCGGGTGGTGCCAGTGCCCTGACCGGGGCGAATTTCGACCTGATCGGGCTGGTCAAGGGCTGGAGCGATTCCGCTGTCGGCGCCTTCGTCGCGCTGTGCATCGCCGCGGCCATCGTCAACGCCGCGATCGTCATGGTGATCCAGAACTCGCGCATCCTGTTCGCCTCGGCGCGCGACAAGGCGTGGCCGGCGCCGGTGAACCGGGCGCTCGGCACGGTCTCCGTGCGCTTCGGGGCGCCGTGGGTCGCCACGCTCGCGGTCGGTGCGCCGGGCACCGCGCTGTGCTTCGCGCCGGTCGACACGCTCAACGGGATCACCGGTGTCGCGGTGACCGGGCTGTATCTGATCGTCGCGGTCGCGGCGCTGGTCGGGCGGCGTGGCGTGCACAAGGCGAGGGGCGCGTGGCGGATGCCGCTGTGGCCGGTGGTCCCGGTCCTGGTCGTGGGCAGTCTGCTCGGCATCCTGTTCGAGCTCTGGCGTACTCAGCCCTCGGATCTTTACTGGACGCTCGGCGCGACGGCCGCCGCTGCGCTGTACTGGGTGCTGTATCTGCGCCCGCGCGCCGCGACACGCTGGCTGATCGACGCCGATCCCGGTCGGCAGTGA
- a CDS encoding PaaX family transcriptional regulator C-terminal domain-containing protein has product MEGSEARPHVTRRREMNTVSARSLLMTLLGEYVLPRDRPPWTSTLVEALAAEGVEEKAARQALARTSAEGWITSDRVGRRVRWTLTPEGRHLLTEGADRIFTFGRTTPATPPWDGHWLMLLVTVPETRRDLRHRLRTRLTWAGFGTPDPGIWINPNPAREQEAREVLQDLDLSQGAMSFTAAHSTIGSQQAMVTRAWNLSTLEADYEAFATTFSTANPPTDAEAMRTQTRLVHEWRRFPFLDPRLPHELLPTDWTGTKAVEVFHTRHAEWHAAAQRGWDALDGG; this is encoded by the coding sequence ATGGAGGGGTCCGAGGCACGGCCGCACGTCACCCGGCGTCGCGAAATGAACACGGTCAGCGCACGCTCGCTACTGATGACGCTGCTCGGCGAGTACGTCCTGCCGCGCGACCGGCCGCCGTGGACATCCACCCTGGTCGAGGCACTGGCCGCCGAGGGCGTCGAGGAGAAGGCAGCCCGCCAAGCCCTCGCCCGCACCTCCGCAGAAGGCTGGATCACCTCCGACCGCGTGGGCCGCCGCGTCCGCTGGACCCTGACCCCCGAAGGCCGCCACCTGCTGACCGAAGGCGCCGACCGCATCTTCACCTTCGGCCGCACCACCCCCGCGACGCCACCCTGGGACGGCCACTGGCTGATGCTCCTGGTGACCGTCCCCGAAACCCGCCGCGACCTCCGCCACCGCCTCCGCACCCGCCTCACCTGGGCCGGCTTCGGCACCCCCGACCCCGGCATCTGGATCAACCCCAACCCCGCCCGCGAACAAGAGGCACGCGAAGTCCTGCAAGACCTGGACCTATCCCAAGGCGCAATGTCATTCACAGCCGCCCACAGCACCATCGGCAGCCAACAGGCAATGGTCACCCGAGCCTGGAACCTCAGCACCCTGGAAGCCGACTACGAAGCCTTCGCCACCACCTTCAGCACCGCCAACCCACCCACCGACGCAGAGGCGATGCGCACCCAAACCCGCCTGGTCCACGAATGGCGCCGCTTCCCCTTCCTAGACCCCCGCCTCCCCCACGAACTCCTGCCCACAGACTGGACCGGCACCAAGGCAGTGGAGGTCTTCCACACCCGCCACGCCGAGTGGCACGCCGCCGCGCAGCGCGGGTGGGACGCGCTGGACGGCGGGTAG
- a CDS encoding PucR family transcriptional regulator, whose product MGDDDQVEDGARALAARMLERTEEFSDAVTARINALIPVYAERVPIADLYRSVSDHYRVIFDGLLDPDLDGNAPADVAGRSRAAEGVPMSAVFEAYQISLSYIWEHLAEAAERDEVAPRVALRAASALWRRLSGFTDVMSDSYRTELAARIRSEEQRRSALIQALLEGHLSELQVWEAADALRLPHQGPYVVIAARVAGAGEHGVSRGIEEGLQQQSITSAWRLLHDVEIGLASLPRPADQLDVLIEALATGSVGRVGVSPLYDDLTGTSQALRLARIALRGAAGPGKVVVFGRDSLSVAAASAPDVMARLSRAILAGLEGMSAEDRAILLDTFGAWLDHGGSADEAARRLYVHPNTVRYRLRRLEERTGRTLSDPRQVAELSLAFEVDRGRVALLAEDEGERERERGSGDGER is encoded by the coding sequence GTGGGGGACGACGATCAGGTCGAGGACGGCGCCCGAGCGCTGGCCGCGCGCATGCTGGAGCGCACCGAGGAGTTCTCGGACGCCGTCACCGCGCGGATCAACGCCCTCATCCCGGTGTACGCCGAACGGGTGCCGATCGCGGACCTGTACCGCTCCGTCTCCGACCACTATCGGGTGATCTTCGACGGGCTGCTGGACCCGGACCTGGACGGCAACGCGCCGGCTGACGTGGCCGGACGTTCGCGCGCCGCCGAAGGCGTGCCGATGTCGGCGGTGTTCGAGGCGTACCAGATCTCGCTGTCCTACATCTGGGAACACCTGGCCGAGGCCGCCGAGCGGGACGAGGTCGCGCCGCGTGTCGCGCTGCGGGCCGCCTCCGCGCTGTGGCGGCGGCTGTCGGGGTTCACCGACGTGATGTCCGACAGCTACCGCACCGAGCTCGCGGCCCGGATCCGCAGCGAGGAGCAGCGCCGCTCGGCCCTGATCCAGGCGCTGCTGGAGGGGCACCTGTCGGAGCTCCAGGTGTGGGAGGCCGCCGACGCGCTGCGGCTGCCGCACCAGGGCCCGTACGTGGTCATCGCCGCGCGGGTGGCCGGCGCCGGCGAGCACGGCGTGAGCCGCGGGATCGAGGAGGGCCTGCAGCAGCAGAGCATCACCTCGGCCTGGCGGCTGCTGCACGACGTCGAGATCGGCCTGGCCAGCCTGCCGCGCCCGGCCGACCAGCTGGACGTGCTCATCGAGGCGCTGGCCACCGGCAGCGTGGGCCGGGTCGGGGTCAGCCCGCTGTACGACGATCTCACCGGCACCTCCCAGGCCCTGCGGCTGGCCCGCATCGCGCTGCGCGGCGCGGCCGGCCCCGGCAAGGTGGTGGTCTTCGGCCGCGACTCGCTGTCGGTGGCGGCGGCCAGCGCCCCGGACGTGATGGCGCGCCTGTCCCGCGCGATCCTGGCCGGGCTGGAGGGCATGTCGGCCGAGGACCGCGCCATCCTGCTGGACACCTTCGGCGCCTGGCTCGACCACGGCGGCTCCGCCGACGAGGCCGCGCGCCGGCTGTACGTGCACCCCAACACCGTGCGGTATCGGCTGCGGCGGCTGGAGGAGCGGACCGGGCGGACGTTGTCGGATCCGCGGCAGGTCGCGGAGCTGAGCCTGGCGTTCGAGGTGGATCGGGGGCGCGTGGCTTTGCTGGCGGAGGATGAGGGCGAGCGCGAGCGTGAGCGTGGGAGCGGGGACGGCGAGCGGTGA